The following are encoded together in the Xiphophorus hellerii strain 12219 chromosome 3, Xiphophorus_hellerii-4.1, whole genome shotgun sequence genome:
- the arl4aa gene encoding ADP-ribosylation factor-like 4aa: MGNGLSEQPKFSSNMSFFQSFHIAILGLDSAGKTTVLYRLQFNEFVNTVPTKGFNSEKVKVSLGRNRTVTFHFWDVGGQEKLRPLWKSYTRCTDGIIFVVDSADAERMEEAKTELHKIAKSSENQGVPVLVVANKQDLRVSLAQGEIEKLLALKELGPSTPWHLQACCAIIGDGLRDGLDELYKMIQKRRKMLRQQKKKR, translated from the coding sequence ATGGGGAATGGACTGTCTGAACAGCCTAAGTTTTCCTCCAACATGTCGTTCTTCCAGTCCTTTCACATTGCCATTCTTGGACTAGACTCTGCTGGAAAGACGACGGTGTTATACAGACTGCAGTTCAACGAGTTTGTGAACACGGTGCCGACCAAAGGCTTCAACTCGGAGAAGGTGAAAGTGTCCCTGGGCAGAAACCGGACCGTCACCTTCCACTTCTGGGACGTTGGGGGTCAGGAGAAGCTCCGCCCCCTGTGGAAGTCGTACACGCGATGCACGGACGGCATCATATTCGTGGTGGACTCTGCAGATGCGGAGCGCATGGAGGAGGCCAAGACCGAGCTGCATAAGATTGCCAAGAGTTCGGAGAACCAGGGTGTCCCGGTGCTGGTGGTGGCCAACAAGCAAGACTTGAGGGTGTCGCTGGCGCAGGGGGAGATCGAGAAGCTGCTGGCTCTGAAGGAGCTGGGCCCCTCCACGCCCTGGCACCTGCAGGCCTGCTGCGCCATCATCGGGGACGGACTCCGAGACGGCCTTGACGAACTCTACAAGATGATccagaagaggagaaaaatgcTTCgccagcagaagaagaagagataa